One Artemia franciscana chromosome 15, ASM3288406v1, whole genome shotgun sequence genomic window carries:
- the LOC136036661 gene encoding mucin-2-like produces the protein MKDLESLRKETIRKTKKFTTKHTTPPISTTTTKPTTVFATIPYTTPTKPTTLTTISSSTPITTPTIAFTAISKTKPTSKSTRPTTTNARTLTTPFTPSTTTPNAISTTASINKPTTKFTTYITTSTITPTAKPTTASNTVATTTPTTRATTMLTTTLNTPTTTTTIATATTISTPIYVTTPTTMLATTTSTPTTETKPGTTPTKVFNIVPATKPTTKTTNPHITTPTTIFTTTPTAKLTTTLNTPTAPSKIPTTSSTIVSNIIPTATTAGPITPTALQTTIPTSTSTTKTTTTPSKDKKVNPTESKTILNKFNSSAELDTFQNYLDKDILGTYDPEFLLKIS, from the coding sequence ATGAAGGATTTAGAAAGTCTTAGGAAAGAAACTATTAGGAagacaaaaaaatttactactaAACATACTACCCCACCGATTAGTACAACGACTACAAAACCTACTACTGTATTTGCTACCATACCCTATACCACACCAACTAAACCGACTACATTGACGACTATATCTTCTAGTACACCTATTACCACACCTACTATTGCATTTACTGCTATTTCAAAGACTAAACCTACTAGTAAATCTACTAGACCGACTACAACGAATGCTAGGACTTTAACTACCCCTTTTACTCCATCTACTACTACACCTAATGCTATATCTACTACTGCATCTATTAATAAACCGACTACCAAATTTACCACATATATTACCACATCAACTATTACACCGACTGCTAAACCCACTACTGCATCTAATACTGTAGCTACAACCACACCTACTACAAGAGCTACTACCATGCTTACTACCACATTGAATACACCTACCACTACAACGACTATTGCCACGGCTACCACCATATCCACTCCCATATATGTTACAACACCTACTACCATGCTTGCTACTACAACATCTACACCTACTACCGAAACTAAGCCAGGTACTACACCAACTAAGGTATTCAACATTGTACCTGCTACTAAACCGACTACCAAAACTACTAACCCACACATTACCACACCTACTACCATATTTACAACCACACCTACAGCTAAATTGACTACTACACTTAACACACCGACTGCACCTTCTAAAATACCTACTACTTCATCTACTATTGTTTCAAATATAATACCTACTGCAACAACTGCTGGACCGATAACACCGACTGCTTTACAGACTACTATACCTACTAGTACatctactactaaaactactactacacCTTCCAAAGACAAGAAAGTTAATCCCACAGAAAGCAAAACAATCTTGAACAAGTTTAATAGCTCAGCAGAACTAGacacttttcaaaattatcttgATAAAGATATTTTAGGCACATATGATcctgaatttttattaaaaataagctga